Part of the Cellulomonas hominis genome, GGTGGACGACACCCGGTCCGGCCCGGTGAAGAAGGTCGCGGAGACCTTCGAGGCGGACACCGGCGTGACCGTGAAGTTCGTCCAGAAGGACTTCGGCAAGATCCGCGACGACTTCATCTCGCAGGTGCCGACCGGCCAGGGCCCGGACATCATCGTCGGCGCGCACGACTGGCTCGGGAAGCTCGTGCAGAACGGCGTCGTCGCGCCGATCGAGCTGGGCGACAAGGCCGGCGACTTCCTCGACGTGTCCGTGGAGGCCATGAGCTACGAGGGCACGCTGTACGGGCTGCCGTACTCGGTGGAGAACATCGGCCTGGTGCGCAACAACGCGCTGGTCACCGAGCCCACGCCCGACACGTTCGACGCGCTGGTGGAGCAGGCCAAGGCGGTCGGCACCGAGCACTCCGTCCTCATCCAGCAGGACGAGACGGACGGCGACCCGTACCACCTGTACCCGCTGCAGACCTCGTTCGGCGCCCCCGTGTTCGCGCAGGACGACACCGGAGCGTACGACGGGTCGCAGCTCGCGATGGACACCGAGCAGGGCCGCGCGTTCGCCGCGTACGTCGGCAAGCTCGGCGCCGAGGGCGTGCTGAAGACCACCGTCTCCGGCGACATCGCCAAGGAGGCGTTCCTGCAGGGCAAGGCGCCGTACATGATCACCGGCCCGTGGAACGTCGGCGACTTCGTCGACGCCGGCATGGACGTGTCGATCGAGGGCATCCCGTCGGCGGGCGGCGGCGAGTCGCAGCCGTTCGTGGGCGTGCAGGGCTTCTTCATCTCGGCGAAGAGCGAGAACGCGCTGCTCGCGAACGAGTTCGTCGTGAACTACCTGGGCACCGAGGACGTGCA contains:
- a CDS encoding sugar ABC transporter substrate-binding protein — protein: MRRSIPALATALGLSLVLAGCSGGGGEAATGDESTKPAESAGTLTVWVDDTRSGPVKKVAETFEADTGVTVKFVQKDFGKIRDDFISQVPTGQGPDIIVGAHDWLGKLVQNGVVAPIELGDKAGDFLDVSVEAMSYEGTLYGLPYSVENIGLVRNNALVTEPTPDTFDALVEQAKAVGTEHSVLIQQDETDGDPYHLYPLQTSFGAPVFAQDDTGAYDGSQLAMDTEQGRAFAAYVGKLGAEGVLKTTVSGDIAKEAFLQGKAPYMITGPWNVGDFVDAGMDVSIEGIPSAGGGESQPFVGVQGFFISAKSENALLANEFVVNYLGTEDVQLELYEAGGRAPALSAAVDMIADDPVVAGFAEVGKNGVPMPSIPAMDSVWSDWGATQVAIINQQGDPGELWTQMSASIAAKIAAA